From a single Natronorubrum tibetense GA33 genomic region:
- a CDS encoding nucleotidyltransferase family protein, giving the protein MTENAPDEKREPPPSETLPVVDVDRHSRPANRGHTGDDRDDRGDHDGSSPDQPAVAGVLLAAGTSSRFGSENKLLTTVDGEAVVRRAARTLLESDVDPVVAVLGYEADRVRAALEGLPVETVVNEAYETGQASSLRTGIRAIRDRKEECEAALVALGDMPFVAPTTVNALLTAYAENAGDAIAPAFEGVRGNPVLFDERFFDALADVDGDIGGREILLESDASVLVSVDDPGVRRDIDRPADL; this is encoded by the coding sequence ATGACCGAGAACGCTCCCGACGAAAAACGGGAGCCACCCCCGTCGGAGACGCTCCCGGTGGTCGACGTGGATCGACACTCGAGGCCGGCGAATCGGGGACACACCGGCGACGACCGCGACGATCGCGGCGATCACGACGGCTCTTCCCCCGACCAGCCGGCGGTTGCGGGAGTACTCCTCGCTGCCGGGACGAGCAGCCGGTTCGGGAGCGAGAACAAACTCCTGACGACGGTTGACGGCGAGGCGGTCGTTCGTCGCGCCGCGCGAACGCTCCTCGAGAGCGACGTCGATCCGGTCGTCGCGGTGCTCGGTTACGAAGCCGATCGGGTTCGGGCCGCACTCGAGGGCCTCCCGGTCGAAACTGTTGTCAACGAGGCGTACGAGACCGGGCAGGCCTCGTCGCTGCGGACGGGTATTCGAGCGATTCGGGACCGCAAGGAGGAGTGTGAGGCCGCGCTCGTCGCGCTCGGCGACATGCCGTTCGTCGCGCCGACGACCGTGAACGCGCTACTGACGGCGTACGCCGAAAACGCCGGCGACGCGATCGCACCGGCGTTCGAGGGCGTCCGCGGCAACCCGGTGCTGTTCGACGAGCGGTTCTTCGACGCGCTCGCCGATGTCGACGGCGATATCGGTGGACGTGAGATTCTGCTCGAGAGCGACGCGAGCGTGCTCGTGTCTGTCGACGATCCAGGCGTGCGTCGCGACATCGATCGTCCCGCGGATCTGTAA
- a CDS encoding phytoene/squalene synthase family protein — protein MTTGQPEPPTDADLEWCYDAVHDVSRTFSITIDRLEEPMAKHICLGYLLCRVADTIEDAGHIPPEAQSDLLTAYDQLLNPDADQTVSAFMDEVEPWIPDERTDDWNVVAETPRVLRTFESLDEEPREIMREPVRELVDGMAMFTSRYADEGGLRLQTLEELEEYCWYAAGTVGTLITGLVARGASPDRAEEMRNNARSFALLLQLVNIAKDVESDYHEENNVYLPAEWLEEEDVDLEAVTDESNQRGVTNVIKRVTGRAETYLDDAHRYLEVVPETHGNRLSAWAIPYLLAVGTMRELRERPEDVVREGDVKVSRAEVYALLQTFEGNVSRAALAELRQEMAEKPLHQ, from the coding sequence ATGACCACGGGCCAGCCCGAACCGCCGACCGACGCCGACCTGGAGTGGTGTTACGACGCGGTTCACGACGTTTCGCGGACCTTTTCGATCACTATTGATCGGCTCGAGGAGCCGATGGCGAAGCACATCTGTCTCGGCTACCTCCTCTGTCGCGTCGCGGATACGATCGAAGACGCGGGCCACATTCCCCCGGAGGCCCAGAGCGACCTGCTGACGGCGTACGACCAGTTGCTCAACCCGGACGCCGACCAGACAGTCTCGGCGTTCATGGACGAGGTCGAGCCGTGGATTCCGGACGAGCGAACCGACGACTGGAACGTCGTCGCCGAGACCCCACGCGTCCTGCGGACGTTCGAATCGCTCGACGAGGAGCCCCGCGAGATCATGCGCGAACCCGTCCGGGAACTCGTCGACGGAATGGCGATGTTCACGAGTCGGTACGCGGACGAAGGTGGACTCCGCTTACAGACGCTCGAGGAACTCGAGGAGTACTGCTGGTACGCCGCCGGCACCGTCGGCACGCTCATCACCGGACTGGTTGCCCGGGGTGCGTCGCCTGACCGTGCCGAGGAGATGCGGAACAACGCCCGTTCCTTCGCGTTACTCCTGCAACTGGTCAACATCGCCAAAGACGTCGAGTCGGACTACCACGAGGAGAACAACGTCTACCTCCCCGCTGAGTGGCTCGAGGAGGAAGACGTCGACCTCGAGGCGGTCACCGACGAGTCCAACCAGCGCGGCGTCACCAACGTCATCAAGCGGGTCACCGGACGAGCCGAAACCTACCTCGACGACGCCCACCGTTACCTCGAGGTCGTCCCCGAAACCCACGGCAACCGGCTCTCGGCGTGGGCGATTCCGTACCTACTCGCCGTCGGCACGATGCGCGAACTCCGCGAACGCCCGGAGGACGTCGTCCGCGAAGGCGATGTCAAGGTCTCTCGAGCGGAGGTGTACGCGCTCCTCCAGACGTTCGAGGGGAACGTCTCTCGAGCGGCGCTGGCCGAACTCCGACAGGAAATGGCCGAGAAACCGCTTCACCAGTAG
- a CDS encoding SDR family oxidoreductase — protein sequence MTQTVLIAGAHGQVGQHVTAILGESDHEGRAMVRDDDQVEEMESQGADKTVVADLTEDVSHAVEGCDAIVFAAGSGGDDVYGVDRDGAINLIETAEEAGVDRFVMLSSMGADDPESGPDSLEDYLTAKAEADEYLRRSGLEYTIVRPGELTNESGVGTIEVGDDIGLDAGDIPREDVARTLVIALEHDALVGETFEILSGDEPIEEALETIAAN from the coding sequence GTGACTCAAACCGTACTCATCGCGGGCGCTCACGGACAAGTCGGACAGCACGTGACAGCCATTCTCGGCGAGAGCGACCACGAGGGCAGGGCGATGGTCCGGGACGACGATCAGGTCGAAGAGATGGAGTCCCAGGGGGCCGACAAGACGGTCGTCGCCGACCTCACCGAGGACGTCTCCCACGCGGTCGAGGGCTGTGATGCGATCGTCTTCGCCGCGGGCTCCGGCGGCGACGACGTCTACGGCGTCGACCGCGACGGCGCGATCAACCTGATCGAGACCGCCGAGGAGGCGGGCGTCGACCGGTTCGTCATGCTCAGTTCCATGGGAGCCGACGATCCCGAGTCGGGTCCCGACTCGCTCGAGGACTACCTGACGGCCAAGGCCGAAGCCGACGAGTACCTCCGCCGGAGCGGCCTCGAGTACACGATCGTCCGGCCCGGCGAACTGACGAACGAGTCCGGGGTCGGAACGATCGAAGTTGGGGACGATATCGGGCTGGACGCCGGCGATATTCCCCGCGAGGACGTGGCGCGGACGCTCGTGATCGCACTCGAGCACGACGCCCTCGTGGGAGAGACGTTCGAGATCCTCTCGGGCGACGAGCCGATCGAGGAGGCCCTGGAGACGATCGCCGCGAACTGA
- a CDS encoding PadR family transcriptional regulator has product MTKWLRSGRRRDICFLLAAADEGELRGQQLKSHLESHYDDHLEPKAFYGSLSALVDAGFVEKRTEGIYDVYALTEGGERRVREHYNWVRECLEGHEGGE; this is encoded by the coding sequence ATGACCAAGTGGCTCCGGAGCGGTCGCCGCCGGGACATCTGTTTCCTGCTCGCCGCCGCGGACGAGGGCGAACTGCGCGGCCAACAGCTCAAATCCCACCTCGAGTCTCACTACGACGACCACCTCGAGCCGAAGGCGTTCTACGGTTCGCTGTCGGCGCTGGTGGATGCGGGGTTCGTCGAGAAACGAACGGAGGGGATCTACGACGTCTACGCGCTCACCGAGGGCGGCGAGCGGCGAGTGCGCGAACACTACAACTGGGTTCGGGAGTGTCTCGAGGGCCACGAAGGCGGGGAGTAG
- a CDS encoding acyl-CoA dehydrogenase has translation MDFALSAEQQQIRDMVSEFVDEEVVPVADEIDHADEFPADLVSEMAELGLMGMPFPEEYGGAGLDYHSYAIGLEEISRGSGGLGTIVAAHTSLAGNMLYEFGDEAQKEEYLTPLAAGEDIGAFALSEAGAGSDVPAMETTAEKDGNEYVINGGKLWISNGSVADTVTVFAKTDPEAGNKGISSFVVKPGADDGFIVEGTEEKLGDKGCPTAELRFDDLRIPEDRLLGEEGDGFVHALKTLNGGRITIAARGVGIARAAFEEARDYANEREQFGQPIGEFQSIKHKLADMDTKIQAASMLMHKAADKKIRGENYIKDASQAKLYASEVSREVANEGIQIHGGYGYTKDFAAERFYRDAKLNEIYEGTSEVLRNTIGDQLLDEA, from the coding sequence ATGGACTTCGCGCTCTCAGCCGAGCAACAGCAGATCCGTGATATGGTATCCGAGTTCGTCGACGAAGAGGTCGTCCCCGTCGCGGACGAGATCGATCACGCGGACGAGTTTCCCGCCGATCTCGTAAGCGAGATGGCCGAACTGGGCCTGATGGGGATGCCGTTCCCCGAGGAGTACGGCGGTGCCGGGCTCGACTACCACTCCTACGCGATCGGCCTCGAGGAGATCTCGCGCGGTTCGGGCGGTCTGGGAACGATCGTCGCCGCTCACACCTCGCTCGCGGGCAACATGCTCTACGAGTTCGGCGACGAGGCCCAGAAGGAAGAGTACCTGACGCCGCTGGCTGCGGGTGAGGATATTGGTGCGTTCGCGCTCTCCGAGGCCGGCGCGGGCAGCGACGTGCCGGCGATGGAGACCACTGCGGAAAAGGACGGAAACGAGTACGTGATCAACGGCGGCAAACTCTGGATCTCCAACGGTTCCGTGGCCGATACGGTAACGGTCTTCGCCAAAACGGATCCCGAGGCTGGCAACAAGGGGATCTCCTCGTTCGTCGTCAAACCCGGGGCGGACGATGGCTTCATCGTCGAGGGGACGGAGGAGAAACTCGGCGACAAGGGCTGTCCGACCGCCGAACTCCGGTTCGACGACCTCCGCATCCCCGAGGACCGCCTGCTGGGCGAGGAAGGCGACGGCTTCGTCCACGCCCTCAAAACGCTCAACGGGGGCCGAATCACCATCGCTGCCCGCGGCGTCGGCATCGCCCGCGCGGCCTTCGAGGAGGCCCGCGACTACGCGAACGAACGCGAGCAGTTCGGCCAGCCCATCGGCGAGTTCCAGTCGATCAAGCACAAACTGGCCGACATGGACACGAAGATCCAGGCCGCCAGCATGCTGATGCACAAGGCCGCGGACAAGAAAATCCGCGGTGAGAACTACATCAAGGACGCCTCGCAAGCCAAGCTCTACGCCTCCGAAGTGAGCCGCGAGGTCGCCAACGAGGGGATCCAGATCCACGGCGGCTACGGCTACACGAAGGACTTCGCTGCCGAGCGATTCTACCGGGACGCCAAACTCAACGAGATCTACGAGGGCACCAGCGAGGTGCTGCGGAACACGATCGGGGATCAGTTGCTCGACGAGGCCTGA
- a CDS encoding AbrB/MazE/SpoVT family DNA-binding domain-containing protein: MGNLTDTKISEKNLTTVPKPVRNFLDVGAGDRVEWHVEDGKIVVKKLESE, translated from the coding sequence ATGGGAAACCTTACTGATACGAAAATCTCCGAGAAGAACCTGACGACGGTGCCAAAACCGGTCCGCAACTTTCTGGATGTCGGTGCCGGAGACCGAGTCGAGTGGCACGTCGAGGACGGTAAGATCGTCGTAAAGAAACTCGAGTCCGAGTAG